The Zingiber officinale cultivar Zhangliang chromosome 10A, Zo_v1.1, whole genome shotgun sequence genome contains a region encoding:
- the LOC122026223 gene encoding heavy metal-associated isoprenylated plant protein 7-like gives MSPSHRPLQAPTPGSVEQEEEKLEGERRTSAATPEDEKAKGNDKEEEEEEEGEKNVKSPLPSEEEESEGNSGEGDTEGYGEKIVEASVEVKAKGGNGKKAKKQGGKQAKKEPLSPPEEIELRVSMHYNGCARKIRWS, from the coding sequence ATGTCGCCTTCCCACCGACCCCTGCAGGCTCCAACGCCAGGGTCGGTGGAGCAGGAGGAGGAGAAGCTGGAGGGGGAGAGAAGGACTTCGGCGGCGACGCCTGAGGATGAGAAGGCCAAGGGCAATgataaggaagaggaggaagaagaagaaggcgagAAAAATGTGAAGTCGCCTCTGCCTTCGGAGGAAGAGGAGTCCGAGGGCAACAGCGGGGAAGGGGACACGGAAGGCTATGGGGAGAAAATAGTAGAAGCTTCGGTGGAAGTTAAGGCCAAGGGCGGCAACGGGAAGAAGGCGAAGAAACAAGGGGGCAAGCAGGCAAAGAAGGAACCACTGTCGCCTCCGGAGGAGATCGAGCTGCGCGTGTCCATGCACTACAACGGCTGCGCTAGGAAGATCAGATGGTCTTGA
- the LOC122026222 gene encoding homeobox-leucine zipper protein HOX12-like, whose product MGFQKERKLESGRKVHLAAELGLDPKQVAVWFQNRRARHKNKQVEEAYAELKSAHDAVGLQKCLLESQVLNLKEQLFEAKEEKRKLSLGINGGASGLSNVTAAGGGSSSPSSSFSVVGDLGLEGVEGDFMYAHQQEHDFNKYMMDWANSYGV is encoded by the exons ATGGGCTTCCAGAAGGAAAGGAAGCTGGAGTCGGGGCGGAAGGTGCATCTCGCCGCCGAGCTCGGCCTCGACCCCAAGCAGGTCGCCGTCTGGTTCCAGAACCGCCGCGCGCGCCACAAGAACAAGCAGGTGGAGGAGGCCTACGCCGAGCTCAAGTCCGCCCACGACGCCGTCGGCCTCCAAAAATGCCTCCTTGAATCCCAA GTGTTAAATTTGAAGGAGCAGCTTTTTGAGGCGAAGGAGGAGAAAAGGAAGCTGTCGTTGGGGATCAACGGAGGAGCTTCCGGCCTCAGCAACGTCACCGCCGCAGGCGGCGGCAGCAGCAGCCCGAGCTCATCCTTCTCGGTCGTCGGAGACCTCggcttggaaggagtagaaggcGACTTCATGTACGCGCACCAGCAGGAGCACGACTTCAACAAATACATGATGGACTGGGCAAACTCTTACGgtgtttaa